From Gemmatimonadota bacterium, one genomic window encodes:
- a CDS encoding amidohydrolase family protein: MIDGWEVIDFHGHVGRWDIFEMGDDADEILHAMDVVGIDRCCLFNIFHPDGATGNDQTAAFVGRYPERFIGFAYVSPLMPEFMVPELERAIDALGFLAIKIYPPYSRWLLNDPVWDPVYQFADDRGLAIISHTGGEETCWPVYVEDIAGRYPNANFVIAHAGNSEPYRSQAIRAAQRFSNVYVETCSTFREPGVIERLVAEAGADRVLFGSDVPLMDPRTQLGKIITARIGDCEKRLVLGENARRLLKL; encoded by the coding sequence ATGATTGACGGTTGGGAAGTTATCGATTTTCACGGGCACGTCGGCCGATGGGATATTTTTGAGATGGGCGATGATGCCGATGAGATTCTCCACGCGATGGATGTCGTGGGCATTGATCGCTGTTGTCTGTTCAATATCTTTCATCCAGATGGCGCGACGGGCAATGATCAGACTGCGGCTTTTGTGGGTCGCTATCCGGAGAGGTTTATCGGCTTTGCCTATGTTTCTCCCCTGATGCCCGAATTTATGGTGCCGGAGTTGGAACGGGCGATTGACGCGCTCGGATTTTTGGCGATTAAGATTTACCCGCCCTATTCCCGCTGGCTGTTGAACGATCCGGTGTGGGATCCGGTCTATCAGTTCGCGGATGACCGCGGTCTGGCGATTATTTCGCATACGGGTGGGGAAGAGACGTGTTGGCCCGTTTATGTTGAGGATATTGCCGGGCGCTATCCGAATGCGAATTTTGTGATCGCGCATGCGGGTAATTCCGAGCCGTACAGAAGTCAGGCGATTCGAGCGGCGCAGCGGTTTTCGAATGTTTATGTCGAGACGTGTTCCACTTTCCGCGAGCCTGGTGTGATCGAAAGGCTGGTGGCAGAAGCGGGTGCCGATCGCGTACTTTTCGGTTCGGATGTTCCGCTTATGGATCCGCGAACGCAATTGGGAAAGATTATTACCGCGAGGATTGGCGATTGTGAGAAGCGCCTGGTGCTTGGAGAAAATGCGAGACGTCTGTTGAAACTGTGA
- a CDS encoding aspartate aminotransferase family protein, giving the protein MSRETIEVRYRELTPMSRQMFEDGRSVNAGAAKGAYFFAPYPIALRRGEGCVLEDVDGRSYVDFSNHHTAQVLGHNHPAIVEAVERQLVDGIALGAATGVETRLARMMCERISSVERIRFVSSGTEATLHAVRLARCFSGRPKIAKFEGGYHGSHDAVEISTAPPLESAGEASAPNAVPSAGGMASHALDDMIVLPYNDEESVERLLSRHRDELACVILDPKAGIIPIRHDFIQRVRAITEELGILLILDEIVGFRQARGGLQSHVGVRPDLTCFGKMIGGGFPVGAFGGRADIMDLVDNSSGASPVFQSGTHSSHAVAMAAGIATLESMTDEAYAHLNRLGNRLKTGLEDLFAERGVMAQVVVTGSVFGIHFGIDRLHDYRDQTRSDKAMAHAVFLSLLNQGYFCGQGLTMCAISLPTQDEHIDGLILSVGNALDEVASQV; this is encoded by the coding sequence ATGTCACGAGAGACTATTGAAGTTAGATACCGCGAATTGACGCCGATGTCCCGTCAGATGTTTGAGGATGGTCGATCGGTGAATGCCGGTGCCGCCAAGGGTGCCTATTTTTTTGCGCCGTATCCGATCGCGCTGCGGCGGGGAGAGGGATGTGTGCTCGAAGATGTTGACGGCAGGTCTTATGTCGATTTCTCGAATCACCATACCGCGCAGGTTCTGGGGCATAACCATCCTGCGATCGTAGAAGCGGTGGAGCGGCAGTTGGTCGATGGTATCGCGCTTGGCGCTGCAACGGGTGTCGAGACCCGGTTGGCTCGGATGATGTGCGAGCGCATATCTTCGGTTGAGCGCATCCGGTTTGTCAGTTCCGGGACCGAAGCCACATTGCACGCCGTCCGGCTGGCGAGGTGTTTCAGCGGCAGGCCGAAGATCGCGAAGTTTGAAGGCGGTTACCACGGGAGTCACGATGCTGTGGAAATCAGCACTGCTCCGCCCCTGGAATCCGCGGGCGAAGCGTCTGCGCCCAATGCGGTTCCCAGTGCGGGGGGTATGGCGTCGCACGCGCTTGATGATATGATTGTTTTGCCCTATAACGATGAGGAGAGTGTCGAGCGGCTTTTGTCGCGCCACCGGGATGAACTGGCGTGTGTGATTCTCGATCCAAAGGCGGGTATTATTCCGATCCGGCACGATTTTATCCAGCGGGTGCGCGCGATTACCGAGGAACTCGGCATTTTGCTGATTCTCGACGAGATTGTCGGATTTCGTCAGGCGAGGGGCGGCCTGCAGAGTCATGTGGGGGTCAGGCCCGATTTGACGTGTTTTGGCAAGATGATCGGCGGCGGGTTTCCCGTCGGGGCTTTTGGCGGGCGAGCAGATATTATGGATCTGGTGGATAATTCCAGTGGGGCTTCACCTGTTTTTCAGAGTGGTACCCATAGCAGTCACGCGGTGGCGATGGCTGCGGGGATCGCTACGCTCGAGTCTATGACTGACGAGGCTTACGCGCATCTGAACCGTCTGGGGAATCGGCTGAAGACTGGCCTGGAAGATTTGTTCGCCGAACGGGGTGTTATGGCGCAGGTTGTTGTGACGGGGTCGGTGTTCGGTATCCACTTTGGTATTGACCGGTTGCACGATTATCGCGATCAGACCCGGTCGGATAAGGCAATGGCACACGCGGTGTTTCTGTCTCTGCTCAATCAGGGCTATTTCTGCGGGCAGGGTCTGACTATGTGTGCGATCAGTTTGCCGAC